From Leishmania infantum JPCM5 genome chromosome 21:
CGAGCTACAGAGCCTCACCCCGGAGACGGCCTTCACCGTCGCCTCCACGTTCCTCGCGTACTACTACAGCGAGTTTGTGAAGCTGAACGAGCTGGCGCGCATGTCAGACCTGTATGACGAGCGGTCCTACATGACGCTTGTGGACTTCCGCGACGAGGtaccggtggtggcgcacgGCCGCAACGCAGTGGCGAATCTGCTGGCGAAGCTTGACAGCACGCTCGGTCAGCGCAAAGTCGAGATCATTACTGTGGACACCGTGGCCCTGCCGCACAACTGCGTTCAGGTCATATGTCAAGGTGTGATGTACCTGCGTGAGTACCGCCGTGTGTTCCTACACGTCTTCATGCTGGAGCCAACGGCGTACCGCACCAAGACGTATCACATCGCCTCCGACTACCTGCGCTTCGTGGATTCGGAGAAGGAGGTCATCCCGGAGGGTGCCGTGGTTATTGCGGCCGACCAAGTCGCCGCCTACCTCGAggagagccgccgccgtgtggaggaggagcaacgccgccagctcctggagttccagcagcgcatccgtctgcagcagcaacagctgcagatgcagcagcagcagcagcagcagcagaaggctGCCGCTATGAACATGCCTGCCCCCGCTTCCCGCCAGTCTCGCCCGGCTGCCTCGGCCTCGCGCGAGCCATCCGATCCCcaagagcagcaccagcagcagcgccccgcccgcccaccgcgcgatggcggccgccCCGCTCGTGGTGAGCGCAAGCCTCGTGAGCCACGCGAGAACCGCGGCGAGCGCAAGCCTCGTGAGCCTCGTGGTGAGCATAAGCCGCGCGAGGGGCAAGAGAaggtcgctgctgcgtcacctTCTCGCCCGGCTGGTGAAGGGAAGAAGGGTGGCGAGCGCGGTAACCGGAagcccgccgctgctgcgaacGCCGCGAAAGGTGCAGCAgatactgctgctgctaccccGGCTCCCGCCGCGGAGCGCAAGCCGCGCCGCGAGTCGGGCCCGACCGCTGCTATCATCATGTTTCGTGTGCCGAAGAAGATCAAGCTGTCGGACATCAAGGCAGAGCTGGTCAGCCAAGGTTTCTCCGAGCTGAAGGACCTCTTCTGGTGCGGCCGCGACAGCGCCCACGCAGTGGCGAAGTTCTCGGCAGTGGAGAAAGCGACAGAGGTCTTTGAGAAGAAGCCCTTCAAGATTCAAGGCGAGAGCCTGAACTTGGACTACTACCACGAATaggcgatgccgctgcaggcaaccctgcggctgcggtgaggaggtggagggcgatGCATCTACgacggcaccgacggcgtcACCCTTGCCCACCCACattttccctcctcccccctccccggccCCTCAAGAATCAACGCCATCGTTCGTGCAGGACACGCCGCATCTCGCCCTTCGTGCCCGCGTGTGTGATCCCGTCTTTAGCCCCTATTTGTTTGTTTCGGCCTAATTTATGTGCTTCTCCTTCCCAGGAGGGAAGATGGGGAGGTGCGTGCATccgccctcgctgccacCCGACGGGCTGgctcacacagacacgcacgcgtgcacagaATTTCAAGgggcacgtgcgtgtgtgtctctatctccctgtgtgcctgcgcgcgcactcgcTGGCGCGTTCCTCGCTGTATGGCATCTCTAATCTAAAGAGGTAACCACTAACACACATAGAGTAAAGCGCCTCGAACGACGTCAGCGCTACTGCTCATCATGATGAGAAAGGAAGAAGTTCGGAGACCCATACACGGGCACATGCACGCCAAGGGCGAGTGGCGACTTGTCAGATGTACGGTGGAGATGCAGctacatgtgtgtgtgtgccccaTGTACGTGTCGAAGAAAGCGTGAGTACAGCGCTGCTGTCATTGGCCCCTCCTCCAACGACTGCAATCGCGTCATGATAGCCGTTTTCAACGCTTGTGCTCCACCCCACTCTCCGTCCTCTGTGGCACGCACAAACCGCCGCCatgcacactcacacgcacgcgcacaactTGATCGTTTCCCTCGCACAGCCCTTATGATTCTTGAGCTCTTTTCCCACATCCCTCGctcccacacgcacgcactggCTCTCCCCATCCATGCCGTCTTGACATCATCTCCGTCCTCGCATTGTACGCATACCAACACAACTGGCCACGTCGCACTACGCCcccccccggccctcacctctcctctctccgcctctctgcaGTCTACGAATGAGAAAGAAAGCGCCCTAGTGCAGTCCCTCCAtcggtgtctgtgcgtgtgggtcTGTGTGTTGCTCTTGGgcatccaccaccaccaccacccacacgcTCGTCTTCACCTAAaccgcccccgccctcgTCGGCTCCTTCCGCTCCTTACCTCTGTTTCTAGGTTTCCTTCGCCGTCTTTGCAGACGGCCATTGTATCGCTTCTCTACCGAGTCAGTAGCCACCGCCAACGACCCGCCTCTCCGCCCCGCTCACTCGtcccggcagcggcgttgtcTTCGTTGCTCCTATTCGTCGACTTCCTCTGCTCGACACATATTGTTGGCCACTGGATCGAGTGGCCGGTGACGCGCCGCCCCCAAGTCGTTTCGCGGTTGTCGTCGTATCAAGAAAAGACGCACACTCTTGGTCGTCACGAAGACCCGCACAAACAGCGAAACGCCAGCGGGCAACTCAGCAGACGTCAACATCGATTGACTCATTGACTATGGCAGTCTCAGGTGGCGAGGTGATTGGCCGCGAGGGCGATCCGTCCGTGCGCAAGGCGAACGCGaagcagctggccgccggcTACACCAGGAAgaagcgcctcctcgagTGCTGCTACCTCTCCGCCTCTACGTTCCTGTGGTGCAGCAACGTGATCTCATGCGGCCGCTACTTTGTCTTCGCGTCCGATGCGAACTTGATGCAGCTCGTGTGGATGCCGCTGTTCATCCTTGCGGCCATGGTGCTGGCAGACCTCGTCTCCGGCCTCGTACACTGGGGCATGGACACGTGGGGCACCCCTGACACGCCGATCTTTGGCACCTTCATCCGCAGCTTCCGCGAGCACCACGTTGACCAGACGGCCATGTGCAAGCATGACTTCATCGAGACGAACGCCGACACGACGCTGCCTCTGCTCCCTCTGCTGCTTATCCAGTACGCATGCGTGCGGTCCACAAATCGCAGTGGAAACCGCTATGTCGCCAACCTGCATGTTCGCAACATCGGTGTGCACGTCTTCCTCTGCACCTTCTTCATCTTCGTGGCCATCACGAACGAAATCCACAAGTGGTCGCATCAGGCGAAGCAGTCCCGCATTGTGCGCAAGGCAATGGGCATCGGCAttctcctctcccccattGCCCACCGCAAGCATCACAAGGACCCCTTCGACCGCACCTATTGCATCACCACGGGGTGGTTGAACCCCCTGCTCGACTCCACGAACTTCTGGCGCCACCTGGAGTCTCTGGTGTCCTCTATCACGGGCGAGATCCCTCGCGCTAACGACCAGACTCTGCTGGGGAAGTGAGAGCACAGCAAAATGAAAAGAAggaagcgcacacacgcgcacgcaggcacgctCGATGTCTCTGTCCTCTCTCCCATCGTCACGTCTAGAGCTCGCCTTGTAGGCGAGGCAGGAAGGAGCCACGGTCAAACGAATGTACACGCCCACGCGGGCGACTCTTCCGcttctgcgcgcgtgtgttcTCTCGCCGGTCGGCGTCGCTTTTGCCGCACGGCCTTGCTTATATTCTCTTCCCCGcttatgtttttttttgtttgttttgaGGGGGTCTCTCTCTTTAAGTGTGGTCGaacatgtatgtgtgcgatCCGGTGGGTAAGCAGCAATGCGAGGGGTTGTGAGGAAgccgccccttcctcctcctcctccaccaccacccccttcccttttttgtATTGCTTGGGTTTTATGTTCCTTAACCTGacttgctctctctctctctttagATTAtttctcctctccgtctccccccccccttcgcTCCTTCTGTGCCACCTCGCAGTGCGCAGCGTGTGCctgcctgtgtctgtgtgtggcACACATCACACAGATCTTGTGAGACTAACTCTCAGgcgccccccctccgccccccctTCGTCTCTTTCTGCACTGCCCGATTCCATATCGCATCGCCCTCACCCGCCgtgccgccccctctctctttggctctcctcccccgccgccgtcacaTGCCGGcttgcctcctccacgttggtgtgacggtggcggtggtgccggcagTGAGAGAAGGCAATCTGAAGCATCTCATACGTATGTAAAGTGCACAGCTGTGGGCGTATCAGGGTGGTGTTGTCGGTGCCGTTATCGTGGGGATTGAGCAACTTGTGGTAGCCAGCGGAGAACAATgacgcgtgtgtatgtgtgtgtgtgtgtgtccaaGTGATGCTCGGCTGATCTGGTAGCGGGCGGAGGTCGGCGTGCAGGAGCCACACCGGTGAGATGGCGGACGAGGGCGATGGCGTGTGGAAATCTCAAAAAAGGTACGCAAGACGAATGAAAATGAGAGGCGCAGCAAGCGGACAACGACAAGGGGCGGAGGTCATCCATGCGAGGTGCGTCGTGCTCCGCTGACCGTGTTTCTCCGAGTGCACGTATCTCGcccgcaacagcagcaacgatAACGGTGCCCACAGTGTGTCAATTCCAAGCACCTGTCGctcgtgtctgtgtgtgtgtggaggggtggggggtgggtggggatgTCCGTACCGTCGTCTTCATCGTCATCATCACCActgctgtcggcgctgctagttctcttgctgctctctcctcctctgtttAGCCTCTCCGTTCCTTTTCTCGATACATGAACGCATCTACACGGGCGCAGGTACATGCGCACGCCCACGGAGCGGCGCGCTcgatctctctccctctctgtgtcctggccccctccccttcgcACCTCTAGATGAAGGCAATACTCCAGGTGGGGCCGGCGCAGTTCTTCATCGAAGGCGCGACCTTCCACTTCCTCTGCGTAGATATTCAACAAACTCTTTCGGCGATCGTGAAGCTGCAGAAGTGCAACATCTCCCTCAAGCTGCACGTCGACGAGCTGGAAACGCGTCTGGCAGAGGATGCGCGCCGGCTGAGAGCAGCCGGTGTCGCGCTGCccggcgatgacgacgacacCACTGCAGGAAGCTCGCTGCTCTCCCGCGTAGGCGCCGCTTCTCGGTCGTCATGGCAGTGGCGCGCTTACGTAAAATCGGCGGCGCCCATGCCACGCTACGTGTGTCCCACAACTGGCCAGCGACAGCCTGTCTTTCACAGAGGACCGCTCTTCATATTCTCCACAGCGTCCTTCgatgcagcggaggcggtggtgcagcgcctgcagacgcgtctgctggagcagcgcctcctgctaGACGAGATAGAGCTGCAGGCactgtgcagcggcggtgacggctATAGCGTCTCCGACGCGCTGACGCGTGTGTTACCGCTCCCCATTATGGAGCTTAGCACGTGCTTGTCCACGTCCGCCAATGTGATGCCGGCGTACGACGCGGAAGGAAATCGCCGCCGTTGCTTCATGACAGTTGTAGGGGCATCCGCGAATGGGCGGTATCGATCATGTGTAttgggaggaggagaggtggtCGCGCGCGGAGACGCGAGAGAATGCACCTGCGAAGAACACCCGCTCTGCACATGTGTCGGGCACACGTGAGCACGGACGgaatgcgtgcgtgtgcatgtgtgtgtgtgtgtgcacgtgcgtctACCACTCCCCTGAGATGTTCTTTACTTTTCACTGTCGAACCCcatcccttctctctttctctcttgcccTCCTGTGCCGTAGTGCACGTCcctctcgcacacacgcacacgcgcacgctgaCTTTCTGACGCTGCCTTTTCTCTCAGACTGTGATGCACGCGCCGTTGGACATACCGGCGTGgatgcgcacgtgtgtgtgtgtgtgtgtatgtgtggtgTGGGCATGTGGACGAGAGTCCTCAAAAACATCAACGGCAACACGAAAAACCAGCaccgcccctccaccccccccccattcCCCATGTGtggccgcgcgcgcacacacacacctccgtCTTTGCCGCCTTTGTTGTATGCCTTCGCGCTTTCTTGGGGAAGGTGCGGAGCAGAGCTGGCGGGCAGgctcggcgaggaggaggccgacaGCGGGGATGAACCACGACGTCGCCCCACCGCACTGCcaatctctctctctgtctcgctctccctccttctccctcacgTCCGCATCAGCtgtgctgccactgctgccacggcagcacacaAACGTACACGCATTCGTTGACAGAGCCGCTGCATTCTTCCTCATGTCCAtgtgcagcgtgcgcagACGCCTTCCTGCCCCGTAAGCGTATCCACTAGAGGTCCATCTCACGCCCGGCTCCTCGCTCACAAGCGAGGGAAGAGGCCGGAGAAGCAAAGGAGGTggctgtatgtgtgtgtgcgggcgcGCACGACAGAATctgacgccgccgctacaCCACCATCATGGCGGAACGATCGCAGGTGCAGGTGGTGTGCGCTCCATACACCGCCATCGTCGAGGAGTACGCGCTGTTTCTGAAGGCGCGTCAGCTCGTCGTGCAGGCGTTGCCACGGAGCAACGCCATCGTAGGAGGCCGTCTTCCGTCACCGCGCAAGTCCATCAAAGGTATGTATAGTGCGTCCCGTCGCTCACCAACGGGGAGGCACAGCGCTTACGAGCATAGTATTGATACGAatgaggacggcggcggtgtcgacgCCTCCACACGCCTGGCagccctgcagctgccggcgTCATGGCTGCATGCATGGCTTCGGCACACCGAGGCTTTAGCAGAGGGAGACGACTCCGATGCGGACGACGTAGCGACGTGGCTGAATTCGAGCGGGGAGGCGTGGCTCTCGGTGCAGCCAGCGCTCGAGTACGCCTCTCTTAGCTACGGACCCGTCCACGCCGTCAATTGGCTGCAGTGGGAAGAAGTCAAGGCGCTCCACAATGCCGAACAACCGCGCCGGAAATGGCACGCCGAGTtcgcagcgacagcggtcGGGAGGTCACCTGTAAGGGCACCGCCGTGCATCGTGGTGCAGGTGGTGTTGCTGTGGCTTCATGAAGGCCAGATGTATCGCCTGATGCCGGAGGAGTTTGTGAAAATGGAGGTcaaggcgcgcgcggcactCGCTGCTCGGTCGAtgcggccaccgcgcgcCGCATCCACAGGACGGTCTGTGGCGCCGTCCTTCAGGTCACTCTTCACGTGCTACATGAGGCTGGAGTACCCGCCTGGCACACTGTGTCCCCACCGCGTTCCCGTGCCAATCGCTGAGCCGCTGCTGACTCGCCAAGAGCTGGTGGAGCTGGTGAGGGCCACGGCCCACATACGTCGGCACCATCCGCTGCGTGTGGCGTACCGAGTATGGCCACAGGCCACTTCActcacggcagcagcgccagcatcGGCGCTGCCCTGGTCTGGCGGCCGTGCCGGCATCTCCTCTGCCGAGGCACGGAttgcggtggcgacgccgacCATGCGCGCGCCCCCCCTGCACGCGTTggagagcgacgccgcaATGGTGGAGTTCATTCGTGATGTCCTGGCCTACGGCTGCACGGCCGTGCAagtcgtggcggtgcgcaGTGGCCGCGTGCCGGTACAGGATACGAATCGCAGACGGCCTGAGGCagtcggcagcggtgtgccGAGAGCACCGCAGCGACCCTACTACGTGGAGCACAACATGCGACaggtgggggagaggagcgCTGTGCTCGTCACGAACAACGCGCGCATGAATGACATCCTTCGCGGCATTACGCGGAAAGACAGCGCCACTCAGCATGGCAATGTCTCCTCCGTGTGGCGCGCGGTAGAGCCACTGCCCATTGATAGGGAGGATGAGGAAGTGGAGCGCGAGTACAGCAAGGTACCCGCCGACGCAATCCACCCGCACGAAGCTTCGGGCGAActcgcctgcgccgcgcccgcAGAGGCGAGGGTAACGGCGGCACTGGCAGAGGCCAGCGGCATGGACTGTCTTGGAAgccgtggcgacgccgccCCCTCGTCAATCCATGACAGCGACGCGAAGGCCTCCGGTGAAGACGAGCCCCCGCAGCTCTTGCGGAAAGACGCGGTGCCGCCCTCTCTGTCCGAGGAGAGCACGGGCAACATCACCCCTGCTGGCGAAGCGGCCTTGCAAGGAGTCCATCACGGTCGCTTCAGCGATGCAGACGAATTCGGTGTGACACGGCGCAACGCCGATCGGTACACCGAGCACGTGTCAGGCGAGGGAGCAGGGGATGGTGTTGGttcacagcagcagcggcagcagccggagctgcagcgcgaagCGCTGCGACGCCCTCGCGTGGACAGCAGCGTGCAGTGCAAATTGTTTATCGAGGACGCGCTAGAAGGTAAGCCGATGGCACTGGCGCAGAAGGGGCCGTCGGCGCAATACGCGGAGAAGGTCATCGCAGTGGGCTCATGGAGTGACCATCGGgctccacacacaccgcaTTTACGTGGCCCTACGTCATCACCGTCCAAGACGCCTGCCGATCCAGGTGACGTCTCCGCAGGAGCTGCGGAGGGGGCGATCACAGACAACGTTCACGTGGCTGTTCCAGCGCCGTGCGCGAAGTCGCCGTGCTCTGTCTCCCttacgcagcagcggcgcaccacctcgagcagctgcggcagcgccacaatGCCAGATCCCGCTACAATGGTGCTTGTACGCTACAAGGTGGACCCCACTGTCGTGTGCGTCTCCGGCCCCGTGCTGcagacggtgctgcagcatctTCAGGAGGCCATCTTCCAGCGATGCTGTGCCCACCTGTGTCGCGACCTGGACGCGCCGCGCCCGCGCTTTCACGCAGCGCACCCTCATCgccacgccggcagcgcacagTTCAAGGCGGCCATGAGCTTCATCAACTCCTCCTcgaccgctgcagcaccctCCAGAGATGCCGTGATGGCGGTGAGGTTCGGCAACGGAGACCGCAACACCAGAGACTCCGACCTCTCAATCGCATCCACCACTGATGTGCCTTGCACCGAGTTCATTCTACCGCTCTACCAGTATACCTTCACCCGTGTCGAAGAGGACGCCCTGGAGCGCTGCATTGCGGAGGTCATGGCCACCTACCAAGgcctcgagcagctgccagcgaaggaggcggagaagtgGATACGGACGGCACCGAACCTCGTCTCCCTGGGGTGCTAAAAAAGCCGAGAAGTGGGCATCAGCAAGGTGACGCCGTTGCTGTCGCGATGGGTGGGTggcgagagaaagaaaaacgtTTGGAGGTGGTCATGGAAGCAGAGATAAGGAGCGTCGGAATGCTGATCGTTGCACACGCGcctgctcccccccccacctctctaTCCCCCGTCCACCCgcaccctcttcctccgaGCAGGAGAAGCCGTGGCCCTGTCGGCcatgagcggcggcggctccctcctccgcttccctcttttcatcgcgtgtgcgtgtgcgtgtctgtggagCACTCATCCACCACTACCCCTCCTCTTGTGCGTAATTTAGTTGCGTGCATGTACGTCTGTGCGCACAGCGCGAGGAGGGTAGAGGAAgcgaggcgggggtgggtTGGGGTGTGCTGCTCGACGGGGGCACGGTTTGAACGCCTTCTATCTCTTCCCCTATcacttctctgtgtgtgtgttgtccCTCTCGCACAAGCGCTCAGCTACTCATACACTCAcacgtgtatgtatgtgcactccacccctccccgaACTCGACGGGATGCCTTCGTTCGCATCTGTGACTGCGCATATGCGTACGCGTCTGCCTGAGTCTCTCCCGCCcgtcccccacccctccaacccccgccgccgccctcctttcGCATCGTTCAAGGCGACCGATGTGGTATCGAGTGAGTGAGGGAAGGGCAGAGAGGTGGCATGATGGTCCGGCGCACGCGTATGCGGGCACATATGTACATGAATGCATACCACCCACACGGCGTTGCTGGTGTCCCTTGGCTCGCGCCCCTcttgcgggtgcgggtgttTACTTCATCGTTACTTCTTGTCACCGTCACACAGGCAGGCACACAGCAcgcccacccctctccctccaccttTGTTGCGAGTACGCGGACAATCATCACGCTTGCGTGCTTGAGGAAGGCAgcggagggcgagagaagcggatcgagaagctgcgccgagtgcgtctgcgtctctctgcctgcgtggcggtggcggtttCACGTTTGCCTAGCGCGGTGGCTCATGTCGCTCCCGCATTACATGTGCAATGGAAGAGTCGATATGCAGACGCACACTCATGTATACGCAGGTGTGGCGGATATGAACGAACAtcttcagcggcagcgtccgcAGCGCAGGCAGCGATAGGACTCCGATGCAACGCATCATCCGGCCTCCACCGtgcccaccccacccccttcccccgctTGCAGGCGGGAAGATCTTatgaagcacacacacacacacacaccgacgcacaagtatctctttctctgcccTCCCCGCTCCTGCAACCCTTCTTTCAccgcgtcgccaccgcaccTCTATGGGATGCGTCACGCGCGCCACAcgaacgcacacgcacacggcagcTGGAACTC
This genomic window contains:
- a CDS encoding ubiquitin-conjugating enzyme-like protein encodes the protein MAVSGGEVIGREGDPSVRKANAKQLAAGYTRKKRLLECCYLSASTFLWCSNVISCGRYFVFASDANLMQLVWMPLFILAAMVLADLVSGLVHWGMDTWGTPDTPIFGTFIRSFREHHVDQTAMCKHDFIETNADTTLPLLPLLLIQYACVRSTNRSGNRYVANLHVRNIGVHVFLCTFFIFVAITNEIHKWSHQAKQSRIVRKAMGIGILLSPIAHRKHHKDPFDRTYCITTGWLNPLLDSTNFWRHLESLVSSITGEIPRANDQTLLGK